In Trichomycterus rosablanca isolate fTriRos1 chromosome 4, fTriRos1.hap1, whole genome shotgun sequence, one DNA window encodes the following:
- the LOC134311421 gene encoding mucin-2-like, which translates to MSPQKEGHLKLFLEKMTRAYEFILRNYEKVQAPPVTKTLETAASQFLNPPPGEETYVLNLVPVPLTATTVSSPASTSYCVPAASLITQTKRKRKKVTQEHENMAPPVTNTLKTSAASQLLHQPPGEETSVLNLVPIPPPVTSTSLSSPPLPTTSISPPPLPNTSLSPPPLPSTSVSSPAAPLITQPKRKRKKVKQKQENRDCEKVQAPPVTNTLKTAAANQLLHPPPGEETHVLNLVPIPPLVTSTSFSPHLLPTTSLSLPLSTTSVSSPAPTSNYVPAAPLTTLPKRKRMRQTGKQENKVCRKCSRQKLFHFEQILERRMNEGKAEVKVRWLPCSACGKDWDDTWEPASVIEKKNK; encoded by the exons ATGAGTCCACAGAAAGAGGGACATTTGAAGCTCTTCCTGGAAAAAATGACCAGAGCATATGAATTTATTCTCAGGA aCTATGAAAAGGTACAGGCTCCTCCAGTCACCAAAACTTTGGAGACAGCAGCAAGCCAGTTCCTAAACCCACCTCCAGGCGAAGAAACCTATGTGCTCAACCTGGTCCCTGTCCCTT TAACCGCCACCACTGTCAGTTCTCCAGCCTCTACAAGCTACTGTGTTCCTGCTGCATCTCTCATTACCCAGACcaagagaaaaaggaagaaagtgACACAGGAACATGAAAACATGG CTCCTCCAGTCACCAACACTTTGAAGACATCAGCAGCCAGTCAGCTGCTCCATCAACCTCCAGGCGAAGAAACCTCTGTGCTCAACCTGGTGCCTATCCCTCCTCCAGTCACCTCCACCTCCCTCTCTTCTCCTCCACTCCCCACCACCTCTATTTCTCCTCCTCCACTCCCCAacacctctctctctcctcctccACTCCCCTCCACCTCTGTCAGTTCTCCAGCTGCACCTCTCATTACCCAGCCCaagagaaagaggaagaaagTGAAACAGAAACAAGAAAACAGGG ACTGTGAAAAGGTACAAGCTCCTCCAGTCACCAACACTTTGAAGACAGCAGCAGCCAACCAGCTTCTCCACCCACCTCCAGGCGAAGAAACCCATGTGCTCAACCTGGTCCCTATCCCTCCTTTAGTCACCTCCACCTCTTTCTCTCCTCATCTACTCCCCACCACCTCTCTTTCTCTTCCACTCTCCACCACTTCTGTCAGTTCTCCAGCTCCTACAAGCAACTATGTTCCTGCTGCACCTCTCACTACCCTGCCTAAGAGAAAGAGGATGAGACAGACAGGGAAACAAGAAAACAAGG TGTGCAGAAAATGTAGCAGGCAGAAACTTTTCCACTTTGAGCAAATACTTGAGAGAAGAATGAATGAG GGAAAAGCGGAAGTGAAAGTGCGTTGGCTGCCTTGCTCTGCTTG tgggAAAGACTGGGATGACACGTGGGAACCTGCCAGTGTAatagagaagaaaaataaataa
- the LOC134311853 gene encoding uncharacterized protein LOC134311853 — translation MRPFLSVFHAKAHDLKCEVKWSGAYQENAGSTLGEEVEQCNAFLSRIAVTTKHMSKAGRADMLTLLSLKWNKQKFQNMASSLTQRYQKTCKALQSQLENLDSLKAQLAVAESQLEDWVNDVKEWAEATTANQDATPQALCSKIEALVTSIKTRSQRLYKQTDSNKGRHRIRRKIREEKRTLAALVEQYNRIAPSNRTLCMDAIIYQETPWPWQLPCNDSVDLRTKKMVFDNIMAVRRLKEEKQILVREMDQHWKFLTARADTLKELTFLLVSDQPIKNSQWSLTEEGSKGLLCVIRRRLW, via the exons ATGAGACcctttttatctgtttttcaCGCCAAAGCCCATGACTTAAAATGTGAG GTTAAATGGAGTGGGGCTTACCAGGAAAATGCTGGCTCTACACTAGGTGAGGAGGTAGAACAGTGCAATGCCTTCCTTTCCAGGATTGCTGTGACTACGAAACACATGTCAAAAGCAG GACGTGCAGACATGTTGACACTCTTGTCATTGAAATGGAACAAGCAGAAATTTCAAAATATGGCCTCTTCACTAACCCAGAGATATCAGAAG ACTTGTAAAGCTCTCCAAAGTCAACTAGAGAATCTGGACTCCCTGAAAGCCCAGTTGGCAGTTGCAGAGAGCCAGCTAGAAGACTGGGTTAATGATGTTAAGGAGTGGGCTGAAG CAACAACTGCCAATCAAGATGCCACACCCCAGGCTCTGTGCAGCAAAATTGAAGCCCTGGTAACAAGCATAAAGACACGCTCACAACGTCTTTACAAACAAACAG ACAGCAACAAGGGTCGGCATAGAATACGGCGAAAAATCAGGGAGGAGAAGAGGACATTGGCTGCTCTGGTGGAACAGTACAACAGAATTGCTCCATCTAACCGAACTTTGTGCATGGATGCCATTATCTACCAAGAAACACCATGGCCTTGGCAACTACCATGCAATG ATTCTGTCGATTTAAGGACAAAGAAAATGGTGTTTGACAACATCATGGCTGTGAGAAGACTGAAAGAAGAGAAGCAGATATTGGTGAGGGAAATGGATCAACATTGGAAGTTTCTGACAGCTCGTGCAGACACCCTGAAGGAGCTAACATTCCTCCTGGTTTCTGATCAGCCAATAAAGA ATTCCCAGTGGAGTCTGACAGAGGAAGGTTCCAAAGGACTTCTGTGTGTCATCCGGAGAAGGCTGTGGTAA